CTGAGCCAGGTTCATTAGGGCAATTGTCAAGTTTGTCTGGTACAGTATCAGCATCGTTGTCAGAATCTGGGCATCCATCTTCATCTTGGAAGCCATCTTTATCTTCAGGCGCATCAACACATTGATCAACATTATCTAAAATACCATCACCATCTTTGTCTGGTATTTCATCAAGACACCCATCTTCGTCTTGCCATTGGTTTAAATTTTCGGATTCGTTAGGGCATTGGTCGTCAACGTCGAGAATATTGTCTTTATCATTATCGAGATCAGGGCATCCATCATTATCTTCAAAGTCGTCTTTATCTTCTGCCTTATTAGGACATTTATCATCCGGGTCTAATAAACCATCACCATCACTATCTTTTGTTGGTGGCGGCGGTAGAGGTGGTACTATTTCAGGTTCAGCTTCACGTTCAGTGCGTAAACGCAAGCCCACTAGGCCGCGATAAACTGGGGTACCAAAGCCTTTTGATAATCCAAAACCACCTGCAGCAGTGAAATCAAAATTAGGAAGTATACCATATGTTATACCAAATAGAATTTCATTTGCTGTTTGATTACTACGCACATATGGTCTTTTGGCTGAGGTAGAGCCAAAAATAGAAGCAGCAACGGTAACCGGGTTAGCTGCGTCACGGTCTAGTATATATGAAATAGCAGCATGATACCCTAACTCGTCTTCAACAACTAAATTAGCAATTTTTTGTTTTGTGCGCGATAGATAGTTGACGTTTAATGCTAAGGTATAGGCATCAATACGACGAGATATTGCTAGCTCTGGTACAAAACCTACTTTGGCATCACCAAAATAGGCGCTAGCGGTTTTAGTTGGTACCAAGGTGCTGGCAATTAAAGCAAGGCTGATTATATGACTTTTTTCATTTAATATTTGTAACTTCGGCGCCACGCGTAAATTGCCCAAGCCCACAGTTTTAATATTTTTAGCGCCATCAATAACGTCATTAACTTTGTCTGAGGCGGTTTGATAAAGTGCCATTGGTAGATCAAGACCAACTTGTAAGTGACTGAATAATACTATTGAACCAACCAGATTGCCACCGAGACGATGAGCAACCAACGGTTGCCTAGTTTTTTGGTTATTTTCTATTCTGGTAAGTACTAGGGGATCTTTGGCGTAACTCAACCACAACATCAAATCCCAAGTTAGCGGTTCAGGCACTAGTGCGGTCTCAGTGTCGATAATGCCTGAGGCTGAAGTAGAGGGGCGAAAGCGTTCAGCCGGAAAGTTACGGCTAGCAACTTCGCTCTGTGTGTATGCAAACATTGGTATAAGTGAGATAATTACAGCGTAAGAGATAGACCTGATTGTGGTCATAGCTGTTTTGCGCCTCATCTTAGCTAATAAGAGTTTTTGTTTGCACGTTTACGTCGTATAGCTAGTAACAATGCACTTAGTACACTCATTATACCCATAGATGATGCTGGGAGAGCATGACAAGCACCACCAGCAAGCTTGTAATTAACTATTGAAGATATTGGTGTCGTCGATGAAGCCGATGACGAGCTGTTGCATTGATTCGTGGCATCAGTAGGGCACTCGTCAATAGCATCATTAACACCATCACTATCTGAATCGACATTGTTTGGGTCGGTACCGAGCATATTTTCCTCAGCGTCACTCAAGCCATCACCATCACTGTCTATCACAGAAACGTCGTCAGTAAAATTATTTGGATCAGTTTCACCAGAGTCAATGCGGCCATTGTGATTAGTATCTTCGGCACCATCATCAAGAATGCCTCCGTCAGTACCTGAAGAGACCATACTTGTTGTGGTCGAGGGGTCTGCATCGGGTATGAAATGGCCATTGCTAACAACAGTATCTGATGACGGGGTAGTAACGCCACTCTCAGTACCGTCAAGTATATGGTCGTTGTCAGAGTCGGGGTCGAGAGTATTTATAATGCCGTCACCGTCGGTGTCATGCGACCAATTGTCTTCATCGCCATCAAGAACGCCATCGTCGTCGCTGTCAGCGTCATTGGGGTTAGTACCAAAATTTATTTCTTCAGCGTCAGATAACTCATCATTGTCGCTATCGATTACTCCGCCATCATCAGCGGGGTTATTGGGATCGGTTTCTCCAGTATCAATTTGGCCATCGTGGTTTGCATCTTCAGCGCCATCAGTTGCACCGCTACCGTCGCTGTCAGCAGAAGTTGGATCAGTGGTAGTTGTGGGGTCAGCGTCAGATACAAACGCTCCATTATCAACATCTGTACCAGTGGTAGGTTCAGTAACCCCACTTTCGGTACCGTCAAAGATTCCGTCGTTGTCAGAATCTGGGTCAAGGGCGTTAATTAATCCATCATCATCAGTGTCTTGATTATAGTCAACTTCGTTGTCATCTGGTACACCGTCATCATCACTGTCGATATCGTTGGGATTGGTGCCAGCGGTAACTTCGTCGTTATCGTTTAAACCATCGTTATCACTATCAGAGTCGTTAGGATTAGTACCATTAGTGATTTCATCCCCATCACTTAGGCCATCATCGTCAGTATCAGTGTCGTTGGGGTTAGTGCCGTTGGTAATTTCGTCGCCATCGTTTACGCCGTCATCGTCACTGTCGGAGTCATTGGGGTTAGTGCCGTTGGTAATTTCATCACTGTTAGTTACGCCATCACCATCAGCGTCGCCAGTAGGTCCATCATTATCGTCAGCGTCGAGGTAATTTAGAATACCGTCACCATCATTATCACCGCGACCCTCTGTAGCATCATTATTGCTATCGCCGTCGCTATTAGTGTCATACCAGCTTAAGGTTAAGTCGTTATCAGGATCATCATCGGCCATGGCCGTGGCATCAAGAATTTCTTGTGCAGTGCTAATGCCATCGCCATCATCGTCTGGGTCACGGTAATTTGGTAAACTATCGCTATCAATGTTGCCGGTGCCTTCATTAGCATCTAATAATCCATCGTTATCACTATCAATGTCTTTGGCGTCAATATCAGCGTCACCGTCTGAA
This Deltaproteobacteria bacterium DNA region includes the following protein-coding sequences:
- a CDS encoding OmpA family protein produces the protein MFAYTQSEVASRNFPAERFRPSTSASGIIDTETALVPEPLTWDLMLWLSYAKDPLVLTRIENNQKTRQPLVAHRLGGNLVGSIVLFSHLQVGLDLPMALYQTASDKVNDVIDGAKNIKTVGLGNLRVAPKLQILNEKSHIISLALIASTLVPTKTASAYFGDAKVGFVPELAISRRIDAYTLALNVNYLSRTKQKIANLVVEDELGYHAAISYILDRDAANPVTVAASIFGSTSAKRPYVRSNQTANEILFGITYGILPNFDFTAAGGFGLSKGFGTPVYRGLVGLRLRTEREAEPEIVPPLPPPPTKDSDGDGLLDPDDKCPNKAEDKDDFEDNDGCPDLDNDKDNILDVDDQCPNESENLNQWQDEDGCLDEIPDKDGDGILDNVDQCVDAPEDKDGFQDEDGCPDSDNDADTVPDKLDNCPNEPGSVAFQGCKAKQWVKLEGDKIEIKKKIFFESGSGKIQSRSFELIDNIAKVLLDHPEIELVRIEGHTDNKGPAKHNKKLSQSRADAVLSYLIKKGIPSKRLMAVGYGSERPIVPNKTAKNRATNRRVEFVIVSKE